The genomic interval TGATCTCATTCGAAGCGGGCCTTGCCCCCTCGGGCGCCCCTGCGGCTCAGACATCTTGGAATGATGCATGATTCGCGCCTCGATGAAATGCCTTCCGACGCATGGCGCAAAAACGGGGCTGACCGGCCGGTCAGCCCCGTTTCCTTTCCATAAAGTGTTATGCCACCTCGACGATGCCGCCGTCGAGCACGCGCACGGTCTGCCCCGTCTGCACGGCGGCGAGAAATTCGTCGCCCAGGCAGTCGATGACCGGCATATCGGCGTCCGTCCACACGGACGCGAGGATCGCGCCCGAGGCCGCCAGCGAGTCGATGTGCTTGGAAAAGAGCATGCACGCCGGCTGCTGCCCGGAGGCGCAGGCTGTGTAGAGCACCATGCCGCCGGTGGTCGAGCCGATCGTCTCCGGCAGGCACAGAGCCTTGCCGATCATCGGCTTTTTATACAGGTCGGGGTTGTTCTGGTCGCCGCATTTGACCTGCTTGTCGTGGAACATCAAGGCCATCTGATAGCTGGCGAGCGTGTTGAAGCCGCCGTGCGACACGAGGGCTTCCGCCTCGCACGTGCCGGGACAGATGACGCGGCCCTGAAACTGTTTCATATTAGTTGGCCCCCTTCGTAATCATGGTGATGATCTCATCCTCGGTGTAGTAGCGCGCGGTCGAATACGTGCGCAGCTTGTTCGACGAGGTGATGACGGGCATGGCTTTGCTGAGCGGGTTGTTCATGTACATGAGCGGGCAGATGTAGCTGAGCACGACGCCGGTGTTGCGCAGGCGGGGTGCGTACTCTGTCTTTTCAAATTCCTCGATAACGCCGGGTGCGGCGGTGAACACCGTCGGGATGCAGACCTTGCGCTGACCGTGCGCCCGGAGGCTGGCCTCGACGCGCTCGGTCGTGTCGATGAGCTGGTGGAGCGTCATGTGCGGGCAGCCCATGAAGCACAGCTTCGGCTTGGCGTTGAGATTCTTCCACACGCACGGATAGCTCTCGCGCACGCGCTGGAGCTCCGCGTCGTCGATGACGTACACGGGCGCACCGTCGCGGATGAGCGCCTCGCCCTGCTGCACGGCCTCGGGCGTGAGGTGCTCGATGTGGTACAGGCCCACGGCGCCGTTGGACGCGGTGGCTGCGCCGAAGTCCTTGAGATACGCGATGGCATCCTCATTGATCTCCGTGCCGATCCACTGGTCAAGCCCCTTGACATACGGCACTTTTTCCATGACCTTCATGCCGATGGCGGAGCCGAGCAGCTGCGGCTCGGGCTTTTTCGTCGTGCGCACCTCGACGATCCAGTCGGCCTTTCGTCCGTCGTCGGTCAGAAAACCGAAATACGGCACGCAGCCGGCGATAGAGCCCATGAGCTCGATCATGCCGGAGTTGCGGTTGCAGCGCGCGCCGAGCACGCTGTTGGCGTACACCACGGCGGACGACTCCGCCCACGAGAGCACCTCGCCCTGCTTGGGCTTGTTGCCCACCTCGTCGAGGTAGCAGGTGCAGGTGTAGTCCTTGTCGCTGAGGATGCCGAGCTTTCTCAGCTGGGCCTCGTAGCGCGCCTGCTGCTTATACATGAACTGGTGGAACACCAGATCCTGCAGCGGGTTCGAGGGGACGTTCTTGTCGAGCGGGAGCGGGTCGGCGGTGAATTTCTGCTCGGAAAACGCGCCGGCCTCGATCAGCTGGTCATACAGGTCATAGACCGGCTTCATGGCGTTGATGCCGAAGCTGATGACCGTGTGGCCGTAGGTGCTCGTGACGGGCACCATCTTTTCCGCGCCGAAGGCGTCGCCGTACATGACGAGCGTTTTCATGACCTTGGCCATGACGGCGCCCTTGCTGCCGTCGAGCACGGCCTGTTGTTCGGGTGTCAGTTTCATGGGGAATCGACCTCCTTGTACATACACTTTCTGTGAATTTCTTGACAAGAATTATAGCCCAATTTGGGCAAAAATGCAAGGGGCATTTGCGCGCAGCTGCGTGTGTGCGAAAAACCCCGCCGACCGGCGGGGTTTTGCTTATTTTCCCGCGCGGGCGGCCTTGGCCGGCAGCGGGATCTGCGCGAGGACGACGGCGAGGAACATCAGCGCGCAGCCGAGGTATTCGCGCGGGGTCATGTGCTGGTGTAGAATGATCGCGCCCGCGATGACGGCGAACACGCTCTCAAGGCTCAGCAGGATGGTGACGACCGTGGGGTTGGAGTCCTTCTGCGCGAGGATCTGCAGCGTGTAGCCCACACCGCACGAGAACACGCCCACATACAGCAGCGGCAGCGCGCACGAGAGCAGGGCGGCGGCGTCCACGTGCTCGAAAAACGGGATGCACACGGCCGACCACAGCCCCGCGAACAGAAACTGCACGCAGCTGAGCTTCACCCCATCGCACGTTGCACCGAAGTGGTCGATGACCAGAATGTGCACGGCAAAGCACACCGCGCACACGAGCACGAGCAGGTCGCCCGCGGCGAGGCGGAAGCTGCCCTTGATGCACAGCAGGTACAGGGATACGACCGACAGCACGACCGCGATCCATACCGGCAGGCTGACCTTGCGCCTGAAAAACAGGCCGAACACTGGCACGAGCACCACGTACAGCGCCGTGAGAAAGCCCGCCTTTCCGGCGTCCGTCCCGGCGGTGATGCCGGCCTGCTGGAAGTTCGAGGCGATGGCCAGCGCCGTGCCGCAGCAAAAGCCGCCGAGCCAGAGCTGTCTGCGTCCGGCGCGTTTTTCCGCCTCCGTGGGCTGCGGGCGGTCCTTATGCACGGCATGCAGCACCGCGATGAGCACCAGCAGCGCGAGCACGGCGATGAAATAGCGCACGGCGTTGAACGTGAATGTGCCGATCGTATCGGCGCAGACGTCCTGCGCGACGAAGGCGGTGCCCCAGATGAGCGCGGCCAGGATCGGGAAAACGACTTGACGGATCTGATTGTGTTTCATAGGCGGGACCCCTTGGCAATGTCGGCGGCAAATACAAAAGCAGTCAGACTTTCCTCGCCTGACTGCCGGTAGGTGCACACCTGTGTCCATAGCATAGTACAGGCGTGAACGCTTGTCAATCGGTTTTTTGCTGTAAATCGTGAAATTTCACGCCTTGTGCGCGCGGCCGCCGCTGTGCATGGCGGCGTGCTCCCTGGCGATCTCGGCGTAGAGCGCGGTGGCCGTCCAGGCGGCGTTCGTGTCCGTCAGCATGGCCTTGAGCGCGACGGGCGGGATGTGCGCGGCGCGCCATCCCTGCAGCATCCCCTCGAGCAGGCCGGGGCGAAAGTGCGCCATGACGAGCATCTCCCCCGGGAGCGGGGCGGCGGGGGCGTCCGGCTCGCGCGGCAGCACGCCGGCCAGCGCGCCGATCGTCTGGCCGAAGTCGGCCGGGTCGACCGCCTGCACCCGGATGCCGAGCCGCAGGCACACGATCTGCATTTTCCCGAGTTTTTTCGGGTCGATTTGATAGGCGAGTAGGGTGGGGGTCATATCAGATCACCTGCTTCCAGATCAGAATGAGATACACCACGGCCGCGCACTGCAGGCACAGCAGCGCGGGAAAGCCGAAGCGAAATTCCTTATGTTTCGTCTTGTGGTGGAACATGCGCATGCCCAGCGTGCCGCCGAGCGCCCCGCCGAGCGCGGCGAGGGCGAAGAGCGTGCCCTCCGCGATGCGCCATTTGCCCGCGCGGGCCTTCGCCTTGTCGATGCCCATGGCGGCGAAGGCGATGATGTTGATGGCGGCGAGGTAGAGAAAGAGATAGCTCATCGGCGGCCGCCTTTCCCGCGCGGGGGCTGCGTGCCCCTGCCGCCGGAGCGGGGCGCGCCCGGCTTGGCGGACGTTCCGGACCGGCCGGGTTTGCTGGATTTGGCGGACTTTCCGGCCCTGCCGCTCTGTGCGGCGCGGGCGGACGCGGGCTTTTTGCCGCCGCCGTAGACCTTGCCGTATTTGCGCTGGGGCGGCTGGGGTTCGGCGGGTCTGGCGGGCTTGCGCCGGTCGGTCATCGGGCGGACGAGACAGTCCTTGCCGAAGCCGATCAGATCCTCGCGCCCGGCCTCGTGCAGCGCCTGAATGACGAGCCGGCGCTTGTCCGGCCGGCGCCACTGCAGCAGCGCGCGTTGCATGTCCTTTTCATGCGGCGTCTTGGCGACGTAGACCGGCTGCATCGTGCGCGGATCGATGCCGGTGTGGTACATGCATGTGCTGATCGTGCCGGGGGTGGGGTAAAAATCCTGCACCTGCTCGGGCTGGCGGCCGCGGCGGTTGAGATACTCCGCGAGGGCCACGGCGTCGGCGAGCGTGCTGCCGGGGTGCGAGCTCATGAGGTACGGCACGACGTACTGTTCCTTATCATACCTGTGGTTGAGCTGGCGGTATTCGTCCATGAAGCGCTCGTACGTGCCAATGTGGGGCTTGCCCATATAGTCGAGCACGGAGTCGATGCAGTGCTCGGGCGCGACCTTGAGCTGGCCGGAGATGTGGTAGCGCACGAGCTCACGGAAGAACGCGTCGTTATCGTCGCAGAGCATGTAGTCATAGCGGATGCCGCTGCGCACGAACACCTTCTTCACGCCGGGGATCTGGCGCAGCTTGCGCAGCAGGGCGAGATAGTCCGAGTGGTCGGCGTCGATATTCGGGCACGGCGTCGGCGCGAGGCACAGCCGGTTCGGGCACATGCCGCGCTCCAGCTGCTGGCGGCACGATGGGTGGCGGAAATTTGCCGACGGGCCGCCGACATCGGATACGTACCCCTTCCAGAGCGGGTGGTGCGTCATGGCCTCGACCTCGCGGATGACGCTCGCGTGGCTGCGGCTCGTGATCATGCGGCCCTGGTGGAACGCCAGCGCGCAGAAATTGCACCCGCCGAAGCAGCCGCGGTTGTGGATCACGCTAAAGCGCACCTCCTCGATCGCGGGCACGCCGCCAAGCGGCTCGTACATGGGGTGCCACTCGCGGGTATAGGGCAGCTCGGCCACGCGGTCGAGCTCCTTCGTGTCGAGCGGCATGGCGGGCGGGTTGATGATCAGATAGCGCCCCTCGCACGGCTGGATCATGGCGCGGCCGCGGATGGGGTCGTGCTCGGCGTATTCGGTGCGCGTGGCCTCGGCATAGAGGCGCTTATCATCGCGCACGTCCTCGAACGACGGGAGCGTGATGTGGTCAAATTTGCACACGGAGGGGTCACGTGTGATGTAGCCCGTGCCGGGGATGTCCGTCATCGTGCGCACAGACTGCTTTTTCTTCAGGCGGTGGGCGATCTCGATCGTCGCTGCCTCGCCCATGCCGTAGACCAGCAGGTCGGCCGGGGCGTCGAAGAGGATGGCGCGGCGGACGGAATCGTCCCAGTAATCGTAGTGTGCGAAACGGCGCAGGCTCGCCTCGAGCGAGCCGAGGATGATCGGCATGTCGGGGCCGAAGGCCTCGCGCGCGCGGTTGCAGTAGACGATGGCCGCGCGGTCGGGCCGGCAGCCGGAGCGCTTGCCGGGGGAGTAAAAATCCTCGCTGCGGCGGCGCTTGGCCGCCGTGTAGTGCGCGACCATGGAGTCGAGATTGCCTGCGCCGATGAACACGCCCAGCCGCGGCCGGCCCATGGCGCGGAAGGCCTCCGCGTCGTGCCAGTCCGGCTGCGCGAGCACGGCCACGCGCAGGCCCTCGGCCTCGAGCACGCGGCTGATGACCGCCGTGCCGAAGCTCGGATGATCGACATATGCGTCGCCGCCGACGACGAGCGCATCGTACCACCACCAGCCGCGCTCGTGCATCTCCTCGGCGGAGACGGGCAGAAAATCACACCGTTCCATGCGTCACCGTCCTGTGGATGAGCCGGCCCATGAGCAGCAGGTGCGCGCGCACGCCGGGGTCGCGCCCGATCTGCACGAAGCCGCTGCGTTGGTAGAACGTGATGGCCCGGGCATTGTTTTCCGACACGTGCAGGCGCACGGCCGTACGGTCGTGATTCTCATAAAACCAGAACGCGTAGCCCAGCAGCTGGATCGCCCAGCCGCGGCCGCGGTACTCCGGCAGCATATACAGCAGGCTGATCCAGCCGCAGCCGGACTGCTCGTCGCGCCCGGGGTCGAGCTCGACGAGGCCGACGACGCGGTCCCCGCTCAGGACGCGCACGACGGAGCCGGGATGCTCCTGCGCGTGCCGGGCGGCGCTGCGGGCATAGAGCTCGGGCACGAAACCCTCGTCCGTCTCGTGCACGTTGCGCCAGGCGTCCCGGTAGCACTGGAGGTAAAACGCCTCGTCGCGCGGGAAGCGCAGCGGCTCATAGCGCAGATCCTCCACGCCGCTGCCGCTGCCGCGCCACCAGGTCTGGCGGCCGAAGGTGCTCAGCGCGGGCGGGAGGTGGCGGTTGTCGTTATAATACTCCACGGTCGTGCGCTCGCCGTCGACGAGCAGCAGGCTCACGGACGTGTTGTCGCCGTAGGGCAGGGTGGCCATCTCGCTGTTCGGGATGCCCAGCACCGTGCACAGATAGGCGCGGATGGCCATGCCGTGGCTCACGAGGACGATCGTCTGCCCGTCGTGCCGCGCGGCGAGATCCTCTATGGCGCGCTTCATGCGCTTTTGCACGTCGCGGAGCGGCTCGCAGCCGGGCACGGACCAGCGGTCGGGGTCGGTGTTGAAATAGCGCATCTGCTCCGGGAATTCGTGCTCGATATCGCCCCAGGCGCGGCCCTCCCACACGCCCATGCAGATCTCTGTCAGGCGCGGCGTGACCACGGCCGGAATGTCATGATAGCGCGTGATCGCCTCGGCCGTTGCGCGCGCGCGTGACAAATCGCTGCAGTAGAGCGCGTCGATGTGTTCGCGGCGGAACCGCTGCGCGAGCGCATCGATCTGCTGCAGGCCGAGCGGGGTGATGCTCCCGTCCCAGCGTCCCTGAATGCGGCGGTAGAGGTTGCCCTCCGCTTCCGCGTGCCGGATCAGATAAATTTTCGTCATTGCGGGCCTCCAAAACTTGACCATAGTGGAATCATACAGTATAATAATCTGAATCCGCGCTTTGATTTCGCGCGGGAATGCATAAGTGCCTGTACGAGCGCATTATACCGTGTTTTCGCGGCGCGCACAAGTGCTTTGGAGGGTAAAGTGAAAGTAATCCACGTGATCAGCGGAGGCGATACCGGCGGCGCCCGGACGCATGTTTACTCCGTGTTGAAATATCTCAATCAGATCATCGACGTGCAGCTCGTGTGCTTCCGCGCCGGCGATTTTGCCGACGGTGCGGCCGCGCTCGGTATCCCGACGATGGTGCTCGGCAAGGGCTTTTTGGCAAACCTCAGGGCGCTCAGGCGGATCATCCGCGACGGGGAGTATGACCTCGTGCACTGCCACGGCGCGCTCGCAAACGTTACCGGAGCGCTGCTGCGCCGGCATTTGCATGTGCCGGTCATCAGCACTGTGCACAGCGACTACCGGCTCGACTATCTCGGCCGGCCGTTCGCCCGCGCCGTCTACGGTACGCTCAATACCTGGGCCCTGCACCAACTCGATTACCGCGTGTGCGTGTCCGACCCCATCCGCCAGCGGCTCATCGACCGCGGCTTTGAGCCGAACCGGCTCTTTTCCATCTACAACGGGCTCGACTTTTCCCACGTCGTGCCCAAGACCGACCGTGCGGCGTATTTCGCGCAGTTCGGCTATACCGTGCATGAGGGCGACGTCATCGCGGGCATTGCCGCCCGGCTCGACCCCGTGAAGGATATCCCGACGCTCCTGCGCGCAGTGGCGCTGGCCAAAAAGGCCTGCCCGCAGCTGCGCCTCGCCATTGCGGGCGACGGTAAGGAGCGCAAAAAGCTCGAGGCGCTCACAAAGGAGCTGAACCTTGAGGACAGCGTGTTCTTCCTCGGCTGGGTCAACGACCTCGACAGCTTCTACGGCGCGCTCGATATCAACACGCTCTCGTCCGTGTCGGAGGCGTTTCCCTATGCGCTGCCAGAGGGCGCGCGCGCGCATCTGGCCACCGTAGCCTCGAACGTCGGCGGCGTGCCGGCCATCATCGAGCACGGCGTGACCGGCCTGCTCATCGAACCCGGCGACGTGCGCATGCTCGCGGCCTATCTCGCGCGCTACGCGCTCGACGAAAACTACCGCCGCGAGATGGGCGAGGCGCTCTACCGGCGCGGCAAGGCCGACTTTTCCGAGGAGGCCACCGGCCTGCGCCAGCTGGAGATCTACCACGCGGTCTTCCGCATGGAGCGCAACCGGCGCGACGGTGTGCGCGACGGCGTGCTCATCTGCGGCGCCTACGGCTTCGGCAACACCGGCGACGACGCCATTTTGCAGGCTATCATCGGCGAGATGCGCCGCATCGACCCGCATATGCCCGTGACCGTGCTCTCCCGCCGGCCGAAGGACACGCGCAGCGCCTGCGGCGTCAACGCCTGCCACCGGTTTCATCTTTTTGCCATCCGGCGCATCCTGCGCCGCAGCCTGCTGTTTATCAGCGGCGGCGGCAGCCTCATGCAGGACGTCACGAGCCGGCTGAGCTTATGGTATTATCTCGGCACGATCCGCATGGCGCACCGCTGCGGCTGCAAGGTGCAGATGTACGGCTGCGGCATCGGCCCGATCGTTTATGAGCGCGACCGGCAGCTCGCCGCGCGCATCATCAACGACTGCGTCGACAAGATCACCCTCCGCGAGCCGGACAGCCGCGAGACGCTCAGCGATTTCGGCGTCACGGACCCGGAGGTCATCCTCGCGTCCGACCCCGCGCTCACGCTGCCGGCCGCAGAGCGCAGCCGCATCGACCGCATTCTGCGCGAGCACGATATGGACCCGGACGGCAAGTATATCGGCTTCGTGCTGCGCAAGTGGCCCGGCATTGAGGAAAAGGCCACCGTGTTCGCCGCCGGCGCTGTGTACGCCTACCTGAAATACGGCCTGACGCCGGTGTTCCTCAGCATCAATTTCCGCACCGACGGCGAGGCCAGCCGGCTCGTCACGGAGCATTTGAGCATCCCGTATTATATGATCGACGAGCAGATGTCCACCGGCGAGGTCATCGGCGTGCTCTCGCGCATGACGACGGTCGTGTCCATGCGGCTGCACGGACTGATTTTTGCCGCCGGACAGGGCGTGCCGCTCATCGGCGTTGCCTATGACCCGAAGGTCACGGCGTTTCTCGACTATGTCGAGCAGAATAACTATATGCAGTTCGAGGCGCTCAACGAGAAGGACCTGTCCGACCTGATCGATTCGGCCGTCGCGCTCGCCGGCAGAGGCGAGGAGCTGCGCCGCCGCACCGAGCTGCTCAACCGTCAGGAGGACAATAACCGCGCCACGGCCGCACGGCTGCTTGGGAAGGAGTAAACGAGCAAAATGATCCGCAGTGCTGTTCTGGTTTCCGGCAAGGGAACAAAATTGCAAAGTCTGCTGGACTCCGTGTTTTTCGGCGAGATCCCGGAGCTGCAGCTCGTCGCCGTCATCTCGTCCGACGCCAATGCCTACGCGCTCAAGCGCGCGCGCAACGCCGGCATCGAGACCGTCGTCGTCGAGCCGGCCATGTTCCCGAACGACACGTCGTACGACATGGCCATCCGCAACAAGCTCAAGGACATGGACATCGAGCTCGTCATCAACGCGGGGTTTTATCCCGGCGTCGGCCGCGAGACGGCCAGGAGCTTCCACAACAAGGTCATCGCGGTGCAGCCGTCGCTCATCCCGGCGTTTGAGACGCTGCGCGGCGACGCGGTGCATGAGGCGGTGCTCGCCCGCGGCCTGAAGGTCACGGGGGCGACGGCGTACCTCGTGGACGAGAACGGAGGCGTTGGCCCGGTGCTGCTGCAAAAGGCCGTGCCCGTGCTTGAGGACGACGATCTCACGACGCTCAAGCGCCGCGTGCTCACTGACGCGGAGTGGAAGCTGCTGCCTGAGGCGGTCAAGCGCTTCTGCGCCGGGAAGATCCGCCTGCACGGCGGCCGCGCGCAGCTGCTCGAGTGAAAAGATAAATCGATATGAAGCGAAAACAGCCTCGGACCGTAATTGGCCCGGGGCTGTAAAACTGTTGGAACCTGCGCGCAAGTGCAAAGCGGACAGAGCAGCGGGGGAGCTCGAGGGGGCAAGGCCCGCCTCGAATCCGATTTTGCTGTCCGTCTGTTAAAAAGTTCGGCACGGACTTTTTAACGGACGGACATCCCCGGATCGTGTCGATCCGGGGATGCTTTTTCGTTTGCTTTTTTCTTCAGCCGGCCATGAGGTGCACGCGGATGATGCCCTCGGCCGCTTTGAGCGCCGCCATGAACGCCTCCATCGTCGTCTGCATGTTCTCGGTCGCGGCCGTGATCGTCACCGGGGCGACGCCGCTCGTCGGAATGCTCTGGTTGATGGTGAGTATATTTGCGCCGTTTTCGGCAAAAATAGCAAGGACGGACGACAGCACGCCCTGCCGGTCGAGCAGCTCGAGGTTGAACGTCACGAGATGGCCGCGCGACATGTCCTGAAACGGGGACACGAAGTCCTTGTATTTATAAAACGCGCTGCGGCTGATGTCCACGCGCGCCACGGCGTCCGCCACCGTGCGCACTTGGCCGGTCTCGAGCAGCTCCTTGGCCTCGATCACCTTGGCAAAGATCTCGGGCAGGACGCTCGCCTCCACGAGATAGTATTTCGGTTTGCTGCCTGCGGCCATAAACAGCCCCTCCTTTGTTCGCGTGCTGCGGGCAAATGTTTTTCAGTACGACACAGTGTAACACATTTCGCGCGGCAGTGCAAGGATTATTCGGAAGGAGCCGATGAATTTTGGGTGGATTTCTCGCGTGCATCCTCGCCGGGGCGGCGATGAGCATTCAGGGCGTGATGAACACGCGCCTGAGCGAACACATCGGTACGATGGAGACCAATGCCTTCGTGCAGTGCGTGGCGGCGGTGCTGTCGCTGCTGGTGCTGGTGCTCTGGCGCACGGGCAGCTTTGCCGCGCTGGGCGCCGCGCCGAAATACTGCTGGTTCGGCGGTGTGCTGGCGCTGGCCATCACGGTCACGGTCATGCTCGGCATGGGCAGGCTCGGCCCGACGCTCGCCGTGGCGACGATCCTCATCGCGCAGCTTTCTGCGGCCGCGGCCATCGACGCCTTCGGCATCATGGGCACGGAAAAGCTCGCCTTCGGCTGGAGCAAGTGGGCGGGGCTCGCGCTGATGACGGGCGGCGTGCTGCTCTTTAAAATGAAATAAAATGAAATGAGGCGGCGAGCCACGCTCGCCGCCTCATGTTTTGCTTTTCTTACAGGCCGATGCTCGCCAGCAGGTCCGCGATGCCGGAGGACTTGATGAGGGCGAAGATCGCACCGATGTCGTAGTGCTCATACGCCGCTTCCCAGATGCGGTCGGGGCTGCCGCCGGTCGCAAGACCGACGCCAAGCACGATCTCGCCGACGATCAGGACGCACAGCGCGATGATGAGAATGGTTTTCCAGGCTTTTTTCATGCGGCGATCTCCTTTCTGCACCAGCGCTTACCCAGGCGCACAAGCAGCCGGACCCAGCCGATGACCATGCGGATGAACAGCCAGATGGCCAGCCAGATCACGACCAGCGCGATGGCGATCACGGCGGCGCCGCCGCCGAGCAGGATGAGCATATCCGCCACCATGGGCAGGCCGATGAAGGCCGTTGCGATCAGGCCCACGCCGCCGGCGCCGCACGCGACGCCGATGGCCAGCACGGCCAGATCCAGCACCAGCAGCACGGCCAGCACCGGCACGCCGATCACGATCGCGCCGAGCGTGTAGAGAACGGCCAGAAAGACGTTCGTCTTGTAGGCCGGCTCGTCCTCGTAATAGGCCTCGTCATAATACCCTTCCTCGCCGTCGGTGGCGTAGTTCGGGTCGTCATAGTCGTCGTCGCCGGCAGGCTGCTCGTCGTAGTAGCCGTCGTCGCCGGCAGGCTGCTCGTCGTAGTAGCCGTCGTCGCCGGCGGGTTGCTCGTCGTAGTAGCCGTCGTCACCGGCAGGCTGCTCGTCGTAGTAGCCGTCGTCCGTGGGCTGTTCGTCATAGTAGCCTTCCTCGGGCTGCTCGTCAAACGAGAACTGACCGTCGAGCACGGGCGCTTCGTCCGTTTCGGGCTCGTCGGGGTTCTCCAGCGGCTCCGGGAACGTGAACGACGGCGCGGGCTTTTGCGCCGCGGCCGCGGTCATCGGGCGGTACTGCTCGGCACGCGGGCGCGGCTGCGGCGTGCGCTTCGGCGCCTGCTCGGGCGCAACGACGGGCGCGGCGGCCGGCGTGACCTTGCCGCTGTCGGCATACCGGATGAGGGCAACGGCCACTTTCGTCGGGTTGCCGATCTCTTGAATGAGGCGCTCCTCATCGGGGGCGTTATCAAACATGTTCTCCATCTGCGCGATGAGCGCCTGA from Clostridiales bacterium carries:
- a CDS encoding DUF3783 domain-containing protein; translated protein: MTPTLLAYQIDPKKLGKMQIVCLRLGIRVQAVDPADFGQTIGALAGVLPREPDAPAAPLPGEMLVMAHFRPGLLEGMLQGWRAAHIPPVALKAMLTDTNAAWTATALYAEIAREHAAMHSGGRAHKA
- a CDS encoding aconitase X catalytic domain-containing protein, producing the protein MKLTPEQQAVLDGSKGAVMAKVMKTLVMYGDAFGAEKMVPVTSTYGHTVISFGINAMKPVYDLYDQLIEAGAFSEQKFTADPLPLDKNVPSNPLQDLVFHQFMYKQQARYEAQLRKLGILSDKDYTCTCYLDEVGNKPKQGEVLSWAESSAVVYANSVLGARCNRNSGMIELMGSIAGCVPYFGFLTDDGRKADWIVEVRTTKKPEPQLLGSAIGMKVMEKVPYVKGLDQWIGTEINEDAIAYLKDFGAATASNGAVGLYHIEHLTPEAVQQGEALIRDGAPVYVIDDAELQRVRESYPCVWKNLNAKPKLCFMGCPHMTLHQLIDTTERVEASLRAHGQRKVCIPTVFTAAPGVIEEFEKTEYAPRLRNTGVVLSYICPLMYMNNPLSKAMPVITSSNKLRTYSTARYYTEDEIITMITKGAN
- a CDS encoding DMT family transporter, translated to MKHNQIRQVVFPILAALIWGTAFVAQDVCADTIGTFTFNAVRYFIAVLALLVLIAVLHAVHKDRPQPTEAEKRAGRRQLWLGGFCCGTALAIASNFQQAGITAGTDAGKAGFLTALYVVLVPVFGLFFRRKVSLPVWIAVVLSVVSLYLLCIKGSFRLAAGDLLVLVCAVCFAVHILVIDHFGATCDGVKLSCVQFLFAGLWSAVCIPFFEHVDAAALLSCALPLLYVGVFSCGVGYTLQILAQKDSNPTVVTILLSLESVFAVIAGAIILHQHMTPREYLGCALMFLAVVLAQIPLPAKAARAGK
- the csaB gene encoding polysaccharide pyruvyl transferase CsaB, whose product is MKYLNQIIDVQLVCFRAGDFADGAAALGIPTMVLGKGFLANLRALRRIIRDGEYDLVHCHGALANVTGALLRRHLHVPVISTVHSDYRLDYLGRPFARAVYGTLNTWALHQLDYRVCVSDPIRQRLIDRGFEPNRLFSIYNGLDFSHVVPKTDRAAYFAQFGYTVHEGDVIAGIAARLDPVKDIPTLLRAVALAKKACPQLRLAIAGDGKERKKLEALTKELNLEDSVFFLGWVNDLDSFYGALDINTLSSVSEAFPYALPEGARAHLATVASNVGGVPAIIEHGVTGLLIEPGDVRMLAAYLARYALDENYRREMGEALYRRGKADFSEEATGLRQLEIYHAVFRMERNRRDGVRDGVLICGAYGFGNTGDDAILQAIIGEMRRIDPHMPVTVLSRRPKDTRSACGVNACHRFHLFAIRRILRRSLLFISGGGSLMQDVTSRLSLWYYLGTIRMAHRCGCKVQMYGCGIGPIVYERDRQLAARIINDCVDKITLREPDSRETLSDFGVTDPEVILASDPALTLPAAERSRIDRILREHDMDPDGKYIGFVLRKWPGIEEKATVFAAGAVYAYLKYGLTPVFLSINFRTDGEASRLVTEHLSIPYYMIDEQMSTGEVIGVLSRMTTVVSMRLHGLIFAAGQGVPLIGVAYDPKVTAFLDYVEQNNYMQFEALNEKDLSDLIDSAVALAGRGEELRRRTELLNRQEDNNRATAARLLGKE
- a CDS encoding YgiQ family radical SAM protein; protein product: MERCDFLPVSAEEMHERGWWWYDALVVGGDAYVDHPSFGTAVISRVLEAEGLRVAVLAQPDWHDAEAFRAMGRPRLGVFIGAGNLDSMVAHYTAAKRRRSEDFYSPGKRSGCRPDRAAIVYCNRAREAFGPDMPIILGSLEASLRRFAHYDYWDDSVRRAILFDAPADLLVYGMGEAATIEIAHRLKKKQSVRTMTDIPGTGYITRDPSVCKFDHITLPSFEDVRDDKRLYAEATRTEYAEHDPIRGRAMIQPCEGRYLIINPPAMPLDTKELDRVAELPYTREWHPMYEPLGGVPAIEEVRFSVIHNRGCFGGCNFCALAFHQGRMITSRSHASVIREVEAMTHHPLWKGYVSDVGGPSANFRHPSCRQQLERGMCPNRLCLAPTPCPNIDADHSDYLALLRKLRQIPGVKKVFVRSGIRYDYMLCDDNDAFFRELVRYHISGQLKVAPEHCIDSVLDYMGKPHIGTYERFMDEYRQLNHRYDKEQYVVPYLMSSHPGSTLADAVALAEYLNRRGRQPEQVQDFYPTPGTISTCMYHTGIDPRTMQPVYVAKTPHEKDMQRALLQWRRPDKRRLVIQALHEAGREDLIGFGKDCLVRPMTDRRKPARPAEPQPPQRKYGKVYGGGKKPASARAAQSGRAGKSAKSSKPGRSGTSAKPGAPRSGGRGTQPPRGKGGRR
- a CDS encoding DUF1294 domain-containing protein; translated protein: MSYLFLYLAAINIIAFAAMGIDKAKARAGKWRIAEGTLFALAALGGALGGTLGMRMFHHKTKHKEFRFGFPALLCLQCAAVVYLILIWKQVI
- a CDS encoding bifunctional histidine phosphatase family protein/GNAT family N-acetyltransferase, coding for MTKIYLIRHAEAEGNLYRRIQGRWDGSITPLGLQQIDALAQRFRREHIDALYCSDLSRARATAEAITRYHDIPAVVTPRLTEICMGVWEGRAWGDIEHEFPEQMRYFNTDPDRWSVPGCEPLRDVQKRMKRAIEDLAARHDGQTIVLVSHGMAIRAYLCTVLGIPNSEMATLPYGDNTSVSLLLVDGERTTVEYYNDNRHLPPALSTFGRQTWWRGSGSGVEDLRYEPLRFPRDEAFYLQCYRDAWRNVHETDEGFVPELYARSAARHAQEHPGSVVRVLSGDRVVGLVELDPGRDEQSGCGWISLLYMLPEYRGRGWAIQLLGYAFWFYENHDRTAVRLHVSENNARAITFYQRSGFVQIGRDPGVRAHLLLMGRLIHRTVTHGTV
- a CDS encoding formyltransferase family protein: MIRSAVLVSGKGTKLQSLLDSVFFGEIPELQLVAVISSDANAYALKRARNAGIETVVVEPAMFPNDTSYDMAIRNKLKDMDIELVINAGFYPGVGRETARSFHNKVIAVQPSLIPAFETLRGDAVHEAVLARGLKVTGATAYLVDENGGVGPVLLQKAVPVLEDDDLTTLKRRVLTDAEWKLLPEAVKRFCAGKIRLHGGRAQLLE
- a CDS encoding DUF126 domain-containing protein produces the protein MKQFQGRVICPGTCEAEALVSHGGFNTLASYQMALMFHDKQVKCGDQNNPDLYKKPMIGKALCLPETIGSTTGGMVLYTACASGQQPACMLFSKHIDSLAASGAILASVWTDADMPVIDCLGDEFLAAVQTGQTVRVLDGGIVEVA